Proteins encoded within one genomic window of Gadus macrocephalus chromosome 18, ASM3116895v1:
- the wbp2 gene encoding WW domain-binding protein 2: MALNKNSSESGGVIINNSESILMNHDSVELVFCEADSLPEAFRKSKKGSIYLTPYRVIFLAKGKDALQSFMMPFYLMKGCEIKQPVLGANYIKGSVNAEPGGGWEGAATFKLVFAAGGAIEFGQCMLQVAAQASRGQPATAGFGGCPYMANGAYAYPPPPTTNGMYPAGPPPGYNYPNAPPTGGFYPNPPAFDGPAAYMPPPPYSAPLGQQPPHVPDLPSTSAAEAKAAEAAASASCATLPPSHVYLPQDKPPPYSPPEDKKNQ, encoded by the exons TATCCTGATGAACCACGACAGCGTGGAGCTGGTGTTCTGTGAGGCCGACAGCCTCCCGGAGGCCTTCAGGAAGAGCAAGAAGGGAAGCATCTATCTAACGCCCTACAGG GTGATCTTCCTGGCCAAGGGGAAGGACGCCCTGCAGTCCTTCATGATGCCCTTCTACCTGATGAAGGGCTGTGAAATCAAGCAGCCCGTCCTGGGAGCCAACTACATAAAGGGCTCCGTCAACGCCGAGCCCGGAG GCGGCTGGGAAGGCGCCGCGACATTCAAGCTGGTCTTCGCTGCCGGCGGAGCCATCGAATTCGGCCAGTGCATGCTGCAGGTGGCCGCCCAAG CGTCCAGAGGTCAGCCAGCGACGGCCGGGTTTGGCGGCTGCCCATACATGGCCAACGGGGCGTACGcctaccccccgccccccaccaccaacggGATGTACCCGGCCGGCCCCCCGCCGGGCTACAACTACCCCAACGCCCCGCCCACAG GTGGGTTCTACCCGAACCCTCCAGCGTTTGACGGCCCTGCAGCCTacatgcccccccctccctactctgCCCCCCTGGGTCAGCAGCCCCCACATGTCCCTGACCTGCCGTCCACATCAGCAG CGGAGGCCAAGGCAGCCGAGGCGGCGGCCAGCGCCAGCTGCGccacgctccctccctcccacgtcTACCTGCCGCAG GACAAGCCTCCACCGTATTCCCCCCCCGAAGACAAGAAGAACCAGTAG